From the Mangifera indica cultivar Alphonso chromosome 10, CATAS_Mindica_2.1, whole genome shotgun sequence genome, one window contains:
- the LOC123226987 gene encoding chorismate synthase, chloroplastic isoform X1 has protein sequence MAAASIASKQFLAAPRTEGSLSSRLPSDLCQLPSPPVKIVFHSATPKKLQIKAAGSTYGTYFRVTTFGESHGGGVGCIIDGCPPRIPLSEADMQFDLDRRRPGQSRITTPRKETDTCKIQSGVSEGVTTGTPIHVFVPNTDQRGHDYSEMSVAYRPSHADATYDMKYGVRSVQGGGRSSARETIGRVAAGAVAKKILRQLAGTEILAYVSQAHKVVLPEDLVDHEALTLDQIESNIARCPDSEYAEKMIAAIDAVRVRGDSVGGVVTCIVRNAPRGLGSPVFDKLEAELAKAAMSLPATKGFEFGSGFAGTFMTGSEHNDEFYTDEYGNIRTRTNRSGGIQGGISNGEIINMRIAFKPTSTIGRKQNTVTRDKKETELIARGRHDPCVVPRAVPMVEAMVSLVLVDQLMAQYAQCYLFPPNPELQTPFKLPSLEPAEML, from the exons ATGGCGGCTGCTTCCATTGCTTCAAAACAGTTCCTTGCAGCCCCTAGAACTGAGGGTTCGTTGAGTTCTCGTCTGCCCTCAGATCTTTGCCAACTCCCATCTCCACCTGTCAAAATCGTGTTCCATTCTGCTACCCCAAAGAAGCTCC AAATAAAGGCAGCTGGGAGTACATATGGAACTTATTTTCGTGTTACAACTTTTGGAGAATCTCATGGAGGAGGTGTTGGTTGTATAATTGATGGATGCCCTCCCCGTATTCCTCTCTCAGAAGCTGATATGCAATTTGATCTAGACAGAAg GAGGCCTGGCCAGAGCCGAATTACTACCCCAAGAAAAGAGACTGATACATGCAAAATTCAGTCTGGTGTTTCTGAAG GGGTGACCACTGGAACACCTATCCATGTATTTGTACCTAACACTGATCAGAGAGGACAT GATTACAGTGAAATGTCAGTGGCTTACAGACCATCTCATGCAGATGCAACTTATGATATGAAGTATGGTGTCAGATCAGTGCAA GGAGGTGGTAGATCTTCTGCAAGAGAAACCATTGGAAGAGTTGCTGCTGGAGCTGttgcaaagaaaattttgaggCAGCTTGCTGGAACTGAG ATTCTTGCTTATGTATCTCAAGCCCACAAGGTTGTGCTTCCAGAGGACTTGGTTGATCATGAGGCTTTGACACTTGATCAG ATAGAGAGCAACATTGCTAGGTGTCCAGATTCTGAATATGCTGAGAAGATGATTGCTGCTATTGATGCTGTCCGAGTGAGAGGGGATTCTGTTGGTGGTGTTGTCACATGCATTGTGAGAAATGCTCCTCGT GGGCTTGGTTCACCAGTTTTTGACAAACTTGAAGCTGAGTTGGCTAAAGCTGCAATGTCATTGCCTGCAACAAAGGGCTTTGAATTCGGCAGTGGATTTGCAG GTACTTTTATGACTGGAAGTGAACATAATGATGAGTTCTATACAGATGAATATGGAAACATTAGGACAAGAACAAATCGCTCCGGTGGAATTCAG GGAGGAATTTCAAATGGCGAAATTATAAACATGAGGATAGCTTTCAAGCCAACATCTACAATTGGA AGGAAGCAGAACACAGTGACTAGAGATAAGAAAGAGACAGAACTTATAGCTCGTGGTCGTCACGATCCTTGTGTTGTCCCAAGAG CGGTGCCAATGGTTGAAGCGATGGTATCACTAGTACTTGTGGACCAATTGATGGCGCAATATGCACAGTGTTATCTGTTTCCCCCGAATCCAGAACTACAAACGCCCTTCAAATTGCCATCACTTGAGCCAGCTGAGATGCTTTAA
- the LOC123227809 gene encoding aminodeoxychorismate synthase, chloroplastic-like — protein MTQCRILNLVYCFCCKLTLPPLSFPLISQNSEKDQAENLMMVDLLSNDLGRVCEPGSIHVPHLMDVESYATVHTMVSTIRGKKKSNVSPVDCVRAVFPGGSMTGSIGFFSYNGTFDLNIVIRTVVIHDGEASIGAGGAIVALSNPEDEYEEMILKTRAPAEALTEFY, from the exons ATGACACAGTGCAGAATATTGAATCTTGTTTATTGCTTTTGCTGTAAGCTAACATTGCCCCCGCTCTCCTTCCCTCTTATCTCCCAAAACAGTGAAAAGGATCAGGCTGAAAATTTGATGATGGTTGATCTTCTAAGTAATGACCTTGGTCGTGTCTGTGAGCCTGGATCCATACATGTGCCGCATCTCATGGACGTGGAATCTTATGCAACAGTTCACACTATGGTGAGTACAATTCgagggaaaaagaaatcaaatgttAGCCCAGTTGACTGTGTAAGAGCAGTATTTCCAGGAGGCTCAATGACAG GCTCCATTGGATTTTTCTCATATAATGGGACATTTGATCTAAACATCGTTATAAGAACAGTTGTCATACATGATGGTGAAGCTTCCATAGGGGCAGGAGGAGCCATTGTTGCTCTATCAAATCCCGAAGATGAATATGAagaaatgattttgaaaacacGCGCTCCAGCTGAGGCTTTGACGGAATTCTATTAA
- the LOC123227243 gene encoding chlorophyll a-b binding protein 6A, chloroplastic, protein MSADWMPGQPRPPYLDGSAPGDFGFDPLRLGEVPENLERYKESELIHCRWAMLAVPGILVPEALGLGNWVKAQEWAAIPGGQATYLGNPVPWGTFPTILVIEFLAIAFVEHQRSMEKDPEKKKYPGGAFDPLGFSKDPKKFEEYKVKEVKNGRLALLAFVGFCVQQSAYPGTGPLENLATHLADPWHNNVGNVIIPRGLLPN, encoded by the exons ATGTCTGCCGACTGGATGCCGGGCCAGCCCCGCCCGCCTTATCTCGATGGTTCAGCTCCAGg tGACTTTGGATTTGACCCTCTTCGGCTTGGTGAGGTCCCTGAGAACCTTGAGAGATATAAGGAGTCTGAACTCATTCACTGCAGATGGGCTATGCTTGCTGTT CCAGGGATCCTGGTGCCAGAGGCATTGGGATTAGGCAACTGGGTAAAGGCTCAAGAATGGGCTGCAATTCCTGGTGGACAAGCAACTTACTTAGGTAACCCAGTTCCATGGGGCACTTTCCCCACCATTCTGGTCATTGAATTCCTCGCCATTGCCTTTGTTGAGCACCAAAGAAGCATGGAGAAAGACCCCGAGAAGAAGAAGTATCCCGGTGGTGCTTTTGATCCCCTGGGATTCTCCAAGGACCCCAAGAAGTTTGAGGAGTACAAGGTTAAAGAGGTCAAAAACG GACGGCTGGCATTGTTGGCATTTGTGGGTTTCTGCGTGCAACAATCGGCTTATCCAGGCACAGGGCCATTGGAGAATTTGGCAACTCACTTGGCTGATCCTTGGCATAACAACGTTGGGAACGTTATCATCCCCAGAGGGCTTTTGCCTAATTAA
- the LOC123226987 gene encoding chorismate synthase, chloroplastic isoform X3, with amino-acid sequence MQFDLDRRRPGQSRITTPRKETDTCKIQSGVSEGVTTGTPIHVFVPNTDQRGHDYSEMSVAYRPSHADATYDMKYGVRSVQGGGRSSARETIGRVAAGAVAKKILRQLAGTEILAYVSQAHKVVLPEDLVDHEALTLDQIESNIARCPDSEYAEKMIAAIDAVRVRGDSVGGVVTCIVRNAPRGLGSPVFDKLEAELAKAAMSLPATKGFEFGSGFAGTFMTGSEHNDEFYTDEYGNIRTRTNRSGGIQGGISNGEIINMRIAFKPTSTIGRKQNTVTRDKKETELIARGRHDPCVVPRAVPMVEAMVSLVLVDQLMAQYAQCYLFPPNPELQTPFKLPSLEPAEML; translated from the exons ATGCAATTTGATCTAGACAGAAg GAGGCCTGGCCAGAGCCGAATTACTACCCCAAGAAAAGAGACTGATACATGCAAAATTCAGTCTGGTGTTTCTGAAG GGGTGACCACTGGAACACCTATCCATGTATTTGTACCTAACACTGATCAGAGAGGACAT GATTACAGTGAAATGTCAGTGGCTTACAGACCATCTCATGCAGATGCAACTTATGATATGAAGTATGGTGTCAGATCAGTGCAA GGAGGTGGTAGATCTTCTGCAAGAGAAACCATTGGAAGAGTTGCTGCTGGAGCTGttgcaaagaaaattttgaggCAGCTTGCTGGAACTGAG ATTCTTGCTTATGTATCTCAAGCCCACAAGGTTGTGCTTCCAGAGGACTTGGTTGATCATGAGGCTTTGACACTTGATCAG ATAGAGAGCAACATTGCTAGGTGTCCAGATTCTGAATATGCTGAGAAGATGATTGCTGCTATTGATGCTGTCCGAGTGAGAGGGGATTCTGTTGGTGGTGTTGTCACATGCATTGTGAGAAATGCTCCTCGT GGGCTTGGTTCACCAGTTTTTGACAAACTTGAAGCTGAGTTGGCTAAAGCTGCAATGTCATTGCCTGCAACAAAGGGCTTTGAATTCGGCAGTGGATTTGCAG GTACTTTTATGACTGGAAGTGAACATAATGATGAGTTCTATACAGATGAATATGGAAACATTAGGACAAGAACAAATCGCTCCGGTGGAATTCAG GGAGGAATTTCAAATGGCGAAATTATAAACATGAGGATAGCTTTCAAGCCAACATCTACAATTGGA AGGAAGCAGAACACAGTGACTAGAGATAAGAAAGAGACAGAACTTATAGCTCGTGGTCGTCACGATCCTTGTGTTGTCCCAAGAG CGGTGCCAATGGTTGAAGCGATGGTATCACTAGTACTTGTGGACCAATTGATGGCGCAATATGCACAGTGTTATCTGTTTCCCCCGAATCCAGAACTACAAACGCCCTTCAAATTGCCATCACTTGAGCCAGCTGAGATGCTTTAA
- the LOC123226987 gene encoding chorismate synthase, chloroplastic isoform X2, which translates to MVLHHQPRVVRVYHQKTKKSLDFDHHPTKTKVEIKAAGSTYGTYFRVTTFGESHGGGVGCIIDGCPPRIPLSEADMQFDLDRRRPGQSRITTPRKETDTCKIQSGVSEGVTTGTPIHVFVPNTDQRGHDYSEMSVAYRPSHADATYDMKYGVRSVQGGGRSSARETIGRVAAGAVAKKILRQLAGTEILAYVSQAHKVVLPEDLVDHEALTLDQIESNIARCPDSEYAEKMIAAIDAVRVRGDSVGGVVTCIVRNAPRGLGSPVFDKLEAELAKAAMSLPATKGFEFGSGFAGTFMTGSEHNDEFYTDEYGNIRTRTNRSGGIQGGISNGEIINMRIAFKPTSTIGRKQNTVTRDKKETELIARGRHDPCVVPRAVPMVEAMVSLVLVDQLMAQYAQCYLFPPNPELQTPFKLPSLEPAEML; encoded by the exons ATGGTCCTCCACCACCAACCACGAGTGGTCCGAGTCTACCAccaaaagacaaagaaaagttTGGATTTTGATCATCATCCTACCAAGACGAAGGTAG AAATAAAGGCAGCTGGGAGTACATATGGAACTTATTTTCGTGTTACAACTTTTGGAGAATCTCATGGAGGAGGTGTTGGTTGTATAATTGATGGATGCCCTCCCCGTATTCCTCTCTCAGAAGCTGATATGCAATTTGATCTAGACAGAAg GAGGCCTGGCCAGAGCCGAATTACTACCCCAAGAAAAGAGACTGATACATGCAAAATTCAGTCTGGTGTTTCTGAAG GGGTGACCACTGGAACACCTATCCATGTATTTGTACCTAACACTGATCAGAGAGGACAT GATTACAGTGAAATGTCAGTGGCTTACAGACCATCTCATGCAGATGCAACTTATGATATGAAGTATGGTGTCAGATCAGTGCAA GGAGGTGGTAGATCTTCTGCAAGAGAAACCATTGGAAGAGTTGCTGCTGGAGCTGttgcaaagaaaattttgaggCAGCTTGCTGGAACTGAG ATTCTTGCTTATGTATCTCAAGCCCACAAGGTTGTGCTTCCAGAGGACTTGGTTGATCATGAGGCTTTGACACTTGATCAG ATAGAGAGCAACATTGCTAGGTGTCCAGATTCTGAATATGCTGAGAAGATGATTGCTGCTATTGATGCTGTCCGAGTGAGAGGGGATTCTGTTGGTGGTGTTGTCACATGCATTGTGAGAAATGCTCCTCGT GGGCTTGGTTCACCAGTTTTTGACAAACTTGAAGCTGAGTTGGCTAAAGCTGCAATGTCATTGCCTGCAACAAAGGGCTTTGAATTCGGCAGTGGATTTGCAG GTACTTTTATGACTGGAAGTGAACATAATGATGAGTTCTATACAGATGAATATGGAAACATTAGGACAAGAACAAATCGCTCCGGTGGAATTCAG GGAGGAATTTCAAATGGCGAAATTATAAACATGAGGATAGCTTTCAAGCCAACATCTACAATTGGA AGGAAGCAGAACACAGTGACTAGAGATAAGAAAGAGACAGAACTTATAGCTCGTGGTCGTCACGATCCTTGTGTTGTCCCAAGAG CGGTGCCAATGGTTGAAGCGATGGTATCACTAGTACTTGTGGACCAATTGATGGCGCAATATGCACAGTGTTATCTGTTTCCCCCGAATCCAGAACTACAAACGCCCTTCAAATTGCCATCACTTGAGCCAGCTGAGATGCTTTAA
- the LOC123227261 gene encoding pentatricopeptide repeat-containing protein At2g33760-like, producing MILTEGRNSLSNFYSLHFTPQKTLALIQSKPVNKTILAISSYLQRCKCLKTLKKSHAKILTCGLQNDTKTLTQITILYVSFNKLDVAALVFKFITNPCSYLWNILIRENATHGNFTQALALYTKMMQNGLKPDKFAFPFVLKSCAGLSNLLVGKSIHQHLVCCGCGHDPYVSAALVNMYTKCGKVEDARLAFDKMSVRDLVSWTSMISGYAHNGYNSETLEFFCLMRHSGVRANRVSVLSALLACGNLGALRKGEWFHNYVIQTGFDFDVLVATAVMDMYAKCGHLDLARKLFDETEGKDVVCWSAMIGSYGIHGLGRQAIGLFDNMVNEGVRPNYVTFTCVLSACSHSGLLEEGKRFFELMRNGFGIAPKLNNYSCMVDLLGRAGQLGEAEKLIESMPVEPDASIWGSLLGACRIYGNLDLAERIADLIFQLDPFHAGYQVLLSNIYAAKSRWKEVEKVRSMMARRGATKVQGFSLIEFNNMVYKFGVGDRSHPESDEIYSVLEELAASMKRLGYTPITDFVLHDIEEEAKEEALSYHSERLAIAFGLIKTAPGTAIRITKNLRICGDCHNAIKFISKIVNRVIIIRDMHRFHHFETGVCSCGDYW from the coding sequence ATGATTCTTACAGAAGGTCGTAACAGTCTTTCGAACTTCTATAGCTTGCACTTTACCCCTCAAAAAACCCTGGCTCTCATTCAGAGCAAACCTGTGAACAAAACAATTCTAGCTATTTCATCTTATTTGCAACGATGTAAATGCCTCAAGACCCTCAAGAAATCTCATGCAAAGATCCTTACTTGCGGCCTTCAGAACGACACCAAAACACTAACCCAAATCActattttatatgtttcattCAACAAACTTGATGTTGCAGCacttgtttttaaatttataacaaaccCTTGTAGCTATCTTTGGAATATTTTGATAAGAGAGAATGCCACTCATGGCAACTTCACCCAAGCTTTGGCTTTGTATACtaaaatgatgcaaaatggTTTAAAACCTGACAAATTTGCCTTCCCCTTCGTGCTTAAATCTTGCGCCGGCTTGTCTAATTTGTTAGTGGGAAAGTCGATACACCAACATTTGGTGTGTTGTGGATGTGGGCATGATCCTTATGTTAGTGCTGCTTTAGTTAATATGTACACAAAATGCGGCAAAGTTGAAGACGCCCGTTTGGCGTTTGATAAAATGTCTGTGAGAGATTTGGTTTCATGGACTTCGATGATTTCTGGTTATGCCCACAACGGATATAATAGTGAGACGTTGGAGTTTTTTTGTTTGATGCGTCATTCTGGTGTAAGGGCAAATCGGGTTAGTGTTTTGAGTGCTTTGTTAGCTTGTGGTAATCTTGGAGCATTGAGGAAGGGTGAATGGTTTCACAATTATGTGATTCAAACTgggtttgattttgatgtttTGGTTGCTACTGCTGTGATGGATATGTATGCTAAGTGCGGGCATTTGGATTTGGCCCGAAAATTGTTTGATGAAACAGAAGGGAAAGATGTTGTTTGTTGGAGTGCAATGATTGGTAGCTACGGAATTCATGGGCTCGGAAGGCAGGCAATTGGTCTCTTTGATAACATGGTGAATGAGGGGGTTAGGCCAAACTATGTAACATTTACTTGTGTTCTTTCAGCTTGCAGTCATTCGGGGTTGCTGGAAGAGGGGAAGAGGTTTTTTGAGCTGATGAGAAATGGGTTTGGAATTGCACCGAAACTTAACAATTATTCCTGTATGGTAGATCTTCTTGGTCGTGCAGGGCAACTTGGTGAAGCAGAGAAACTTATTGAGAGCATGCCGGTAGAACCTGATGCAAGTATATGGGGATCTTTGCTCGGTGCTTGCAGAATTTATGGTAATTTAGATTTAGCCGAGAGAATTGCAGATCTAATTTTTCAGCTAGACCCATTTCATGCTGGCTATCAGGTTCTACTGTCAAACATATATGCTGCAAAATCAAGATGGAAGGAAGTTGAAAAGGTGAGGTCAATGATGGCCAGAAGAGGAGCTACTAAAGTTCAGGGTTTTAGTTTAATTGAGTTCAACAATATGGTTTACAAGTTTGGCGTAGGAGACCGGTCTCATCCTGAATCTGATGAGATTTATTCAGTACTTGAGGAATTAGCTGCTTCAATGAAAAGATTGGGTTACACTCCCATTACAGATTTTGTGCTTCACGATATTGAAGAGGAAGCAAAAGAAGAGGCACTTTCTTACCACAGTGAGAGGCTGGCCATCGCCTTCGGCCTCATTAAAACAGCACCGGGGACTGCCATTCGGATCACAAAGAATCTGAGGATTTGTGGAGATTGTCACAATGCAATTAAGTTTATATCAAAGATTGTTAATCGAGTCATTATCATTCGCGACATGCATAGATTTCATCATTTTGAGACTGGTGTTTGTTCCTGTGGGGATTATTGGTAG